A single genomic interval of Arthrobacter sp. NicSoilB8 harbors:
- a CDS encoding response regulator transcription factor, with product MMADPRIYPSATLAGRGVYLLDDHEVVRRGLRQLLESDGLSIAGESGSAGEAVRRIPALRPELVIIGDDFPGVSGADVCRAIAAAAPGIRCVLMTGDGDEAVLIDSILAGAWGCLSKEDDSGEQLRLIRRALAGHTAHSGRFHPALVAPPLRPGPAGTDERLRRLSRQEMNAAIGLAKGMSNRQISQEMFLSEKTVKNMVSTILMKLGMARRTQAAVLITRALNHSQDPADGGYRFSRFPALILEVTAALLNCTSEARTVPLTDEARARDAVRLADALTATRTGLTVSHPQPGSA from the coding sequence ATGATGGCTGACCCGAGAATTTACCCAAGCGCAACTCTTGCCGGCCGGGGGGTGTATCTGCTGGACGACCACGAAGTCGTGAGGCGAGGCCTGCGCCAACTGTTGGAGTCCGATGGTCTCAGCATTGCCGGAGAGTCAGGATCCGCGGGCGAAGCGGTCCGGCGGATTCCTGCCCTTCGCCCGGAACTGGTCATTATTGGTGATGATTTTCCGGGCGTGTCCGGTGCCGACGTGTGCCGCGCCATTGCCGCGGCGGCCCCGGGCATCCGGTGCGTGTTGATGACCGGGGACGGCGACGAAGCCGTGCTGATCGACTCCATTCTGGCCGGTGCGTGGGGGTGCCTGTCCAAAGAGGATGACAGCGGCGAACAGCTCAGGCTCATCCGACGGGCCTTGGCCGGGCACACCGCGCACAGCGGCCGCTTCCATCCCGCGCTCGTTGCCCCGCCCTTGCGGCCCGGGCCCGCAGGCACGGATGAGAGACTCCGACGACTCTCAAGGCAGGAAATGAATGCCGCCATCGGCCTGGCGAAAGGGATGAGCAACCGCCAGATCAGCCAGGAGATGTTTCTGTCAGAAAAGACCGTGAAGAACATGGTGTCGACCATCCTGATGAAACTGGGCATGGCGCGCAGGACGCAGGCAGCCGTACTCATCACCAGGGCGCTGAATCACTCGCAAGACCCCGCCGATGGCGGCTACCGGTTCAGCCGGTTCCCGGCTCTGATCCTGGAGGTCACCGCAGCCCTGCTGAACTGCACCAGTGAGGCCCGCACCGTGCCGCTCACAGACGAAGCGCGGGCCAGGGACGCCGTCCGGCTTGCCGACGCCCTTACCGCGACGCGGACCGGACTGACGGTCAGCCACCCTCAACCAGGCAGCGCTTAG
- a CDS encoding ATP-binding protein, producing MDEYLGKFIDSFARLVELAQSGQHRVKRGTQLLTTLTDHLDVQAEAVSVVVEEIPPHRFVDADILIAEIAAGDPGFRLVGIGGGDQRHHQSLSDMLQQSQSFPQYPLSQPDYTNLAVGPDEQRQAVALGLWLFSHDGSPIAVLQRDANPRYGRQSASLEVLAGTTDNAARFLSGFRRQMQHRSVLKGQVISLTMGEYGPSATGVTFHARPALAASDVILPPGLLAKVSDHAIGIAEHRDSLNKHGQHLKRGILLHGKPGTGKTHTVRYLLGRSDGVTAILLSGGSLARISEAATMARALQPSIVVLEDCDLIAEDRSFGHGPQPLLFEVLDAMDGMASDADVAFVLTTNRVDMLERALAQRPGRVDLAVEIPLPAQPERVSLIRLYARGIPFSANAIADAAARTEGTTASFARELVRRAVVAAALEDVPVADNHLAKAVDDLMADGAALTRSFLGSGTGGDRAGGGAPFPGPPANPTSQRRRWIVMPGAGG from the coding sequence ATGGATGAATATTTGGGGAAGTTCATCGACAGTTTTGCGCGGCTGGTGGAGCTTGCACAGTCCGGACAACACCGGGTGAAGCGTGGAACCCAGCTGCTGACAACGCTTACCGACCATTTGGACGTCCAGGCGGAAGCTGTGTCCGTGGTGGTGGAGGAAATTCCGCCGCACCGGTTCGTGGATGCTGACATCCTCATAGCAGAGATTGCCGCCGGGGACCCCGGGTTCCGGCTCGTGGGCATTGGCGGCGGGGACCAGCGCCACCATCAGTCGCTGAGCGATATGTTGCAGCAATCGCAGTCGTTTCCCCAATACCCCCTGTCCCAGCCGGACTATACCAACCTCGCGGTCGGCCCGGACGAACAACGGCAGGCCGTGGCACTGGGGCTGTGGCTCTTCAGCCACGACGGCAGTCCAATCGCCGTGCTGCAGCGGGACGCCAACCCCAGGTATGGCCGGCAGTCAGCTTCCCTTGAAGTTTTGGCCGGCACTACAGACAACGCCGCACGCTTCCTCTCGGGGTTCCGCCGCCAGATGCAGCACCGCAGCGTGCTCAAGGGGCAGGTTATTTCCCTGACGATGGGCGAGTACGGACCTAGCGCGACCGGTGTGACGTTTCACGCCCGGCCGGCCCTTGCCGCATCTGATGTCATCCTGCCGCCTGGGCTGCTGGCGAAAGTTTCGGACCACGCCATAGGCATCGCCGAGCACCGGGACTCCCTCAACAAGCACGGACAGCACCTCAAACGGGGGATCCTGCTCCATGGCAAGCCGGGGACCGGCAAGACCCACACGGTGCGCTATTTGCTGGGCCGGAGCGACGGTGTGACGGCAATCCTCCTGTCGGGAGGATCGCTCGCCAGGATCTCGGAGGCCGCCACCATGGCCAGGGCCCTCCAGCCCTCCATCGTCGTTCTTGAGGACTGCGATCTCATCGCCGAGGACCGGAGCTTCGGTCACGGACCCCAGCCGCTGCTGTTCGAGGTGCTCGACGCCATGGACGGCATGGCCAGCGACGCCGATGTGGCGTTCGTCCTCACCACCAACCGGGTGGACATGCTCGAACGTGCCCTTGCCCAGCGTCCCGGACGGGTGGATCTGGCCGTGGAAATACCCCTCCCGGCCCAGCCGGAGCGTGTCTCGCTGATCAGACTCTATGCCCGCGGTATCCCCTTCAGCGCGAACGCGATTGCCGACGCTGCGGCCCGCACCGAAGGCACCACTGCCTCGTTTGCGCGCGAGCTCGTCCGCCGGGCCGTCGTGGCTGCGGCATTGGAAGACGTGCCCGTTGCCGACAATCATTTGGCGAAGGCTGTGGATGACCTGATGGCCGACGGCGCTGCCCTCACCCGAAGCTTCCTCGGCAGCGGCACCGGCGGCGACCGCGCCGGCGGTGGTGCACCGTTCCCCGGGCCGCCGGCCAACCCCACGAGTCAACGCCGGAGATGGATCGTCATGCCTGGCGCGGGGGGCTGA
- a CDS encoding GAF and ANTAR domain-containing protein → MTTDLPLAEELTAVFARASRMLLTEETVAHALHLITDAAVAAIPGAMGAGVSLMKPSGQRLTAAASGTIVSQADSAQFELGEGPCLAAWASGQPVLVSDVASDQRWPAWSAAVASLGFGSVASSPLLTGTTAVGAVKVYARDLDHFADHAVRLLALFAEQASLFVLHAQAREAAAALSDQLQDALFQRDTISVAKGLLMARDNTGEDDAFRTLIAMSRRSGETLHETAAALIRFSASSGT, encoded by the coding sequence GACTACCGATCTGCCTTTGGCGGAGGAGCTTACCGCGGTCTTCGCCCGTGCGTCGCGAATGCTGCTTACCGAGGAGACCGTTGCGCACGCCCTGCACCTGATCACGGACGCCGCCGTCGCGGCGATTCCGGGTGCGATGGGAGCCGGTGTCAGCCTGATGAAGCCCTCGGGACAGCGGCTCACGGCTGCTGCATCGGGCACGATCGTCTCACAGGCGGACTCAGCGCAGTTTGAGCTGGGCGAAGGTCCGTGCCTCGCGGCGTGGGCTTCCGGTCAGCCCGTCCTCGTCAGCGATGTTGCCAGCGATCAGCGCTGGCCCGCCTGGAGTGCCGCGGTAGCGTCCCTGGGTTTCGGGTCCGTGGCCAGCAGCCCTCTTTTGACCGGTACCACGGCGGTCGGGGCCGTCAAGGTCTACGCCCGCGATCTTGACCATTTCGCGGACCACGCCGTCCGGCTGCTGGCCTTGTTTGCGGAACAAGCATCGCTGTTCGTCCTGCATGCCCAGGCCCGTGAAGCCGCCGCAGCCCTGAGCGATCAGCTCCAAGACGCCCTGTTTCAGCGCGACACGATCAGCGTGGCCAAGGGCCTGCTGATGGCACGGGATAACACCGGGGAGGACGACGCCTTCCGAACCCTCATTGCCATGTCACGCCGGTCGGGGGAAACTTTGCATGAGACCGCAGCGGCGTTGATCCGTTTCTCTGCGTCGTCCGGCACGTAA
- a CDS encoding cation:proton antiporter, translated as MELTVVVVVAASIFLWGLVSARLQRADLTAPIVFTLIGAVVALTGIAGPSASERLKPVVEITLVWVLFADAARIRVQDLRRGLGLYVRLLAVGLPLTIVAGWGLAAWFYPGLGVWLALLVGAALAPTDAALGIPVVTNPVVPARIRRLITVESGLNDGISTPVVMLAIAGAAAAAGHEGATGAGGALLELAVGVAVGAGIGASGGALLRIARRDKWAAEDFTGIAVLALAVLAYGASIVAHGNGFVAAFCGGLAFGAAAGPRGPAEVQFLEQASGLMSLLVWLAFGVIAVPIMVERINPAMILYAVLSLTIIRMVPVALALIGAGLDRNTILFVGWFGPRGLASLVFALLALEELGSAADEAVAVVAVTVLLSVIAHGLSATPLASKYGRSTAPQKHRDAAPHPGIALRGLPRQRGDATAPDQLH; from the coding sequence ATGGAGCTGACAGTAGTCGTCGTGGTCGCCGCCAGCATCTTCCTTTGGGGGCTGGTTTCCGCGAGGCTTCAGAGGGCTGACCTCACCGCTCCGATCGTCTTCACCCTCATCGGCGCAGTCGTGGCCCTGACCGGCATAGCCGGCCCATCGGCCTCCGAGCGGCTGAAACCCGTGGTCGAGATCACGCTGGTGTGGGTACTGTTCGCCGATGCCGCCCGCATCCGGGTCCAGGACCTCCGCAGGGGCCTGGGCCTGTATGTGCGGCTGCTCGCCGTCGGACTTCCGCTCACAATAGTCGCCGGGTGGGGCCTGGCCGCATGGTTCTACCCGGGCCTCGGGGTGTGGCTCGCCCTTCTGGTGGGCGCCGCGCTGGCGCCCACGGACGCCGCGCTCGGCATCCCGGTCGTGACGAACCCGGTAGTACCGGCGCGCATCCGGCGTCTCATCACGGTAGAGAGCGGACTCAACGACGGCATCTCCACACCGGTGGTCATGCTCGCCATCGCCGGCGCCGCGGCCGCCGCCGGTCATGAAGGCGCCACCGGCGCCGGAGGAGCCCTGCTCGAGCTCGCCGTGGGCGTGGCAGTCGGGGCAGGCATAGGGGCATCCGGTGGCGCCCTGCTGCGCATCGCCCGGCGGGACAAGTGGGCCGCCGAGGACTTCACGGGCATCGCGGTGCTGGCCCTGGCCGTCCTCGCGTACGGCGCCTCCATAGTGGCCCACGGGAACGGCTTCGTCGCAGCATTCTGCGGAGGCCTGGCCTTCGGCGCCGCGGCCGGCCCGCGCGGGCCGGCGGAAGTCCAGTTCCTGGAGCAGGCCAGCGGTTTGATGTCCCTGCTGGTGTGGCTCGCCTTCGGCGTTATCGCCGTGCCCATCATGGTCGAGCGCATCAACCCCGCCATGATCCTCTACGCGGTCCTCAGCCTCACCATCATCCGGATGGTCCCCGTGGCCCTGGCCCTCATCGGCGCAGGCCTCGACCGGAACACCATCCTTTTCGTCGGCTGGTTCGGCCCCCGCGGGCTGGCCTCCCTGGTCTTCGCCCTGCTGGCTCTCGAAGAACTCGGCAGCGCAGCAGACGAGGCCGTCGCCGTGGTCGCCGTCACCGTGCTCCTCAGCGTTATCGCCCATGGCCTCAGCGCAACACCCCTGGCAAGCAAATACGGCCGGTCCACCGCCCCGCAAAAACACCGTGATGCGGCCCCGCACCCTGGAATAGCGCTTCGAGGACTGCCCCGCCAACGCGGTGATGCCACAGCGCCCGATCAGCTCCACTAG
- a CDS encoding DUF1254 domain-containing protein: MAQTPSATPETSPAPPAEEFDWRAEYAYTAGVQAFIYGFPYIYNAKVRHDWVTSTQDPAVIPQGAVNEFWHASRILDASYRAGGCPSTDSLYSVAWLDLGQEPFILTHPDMGDRYFTFQLASFTSDNFGYIGQRTTGPGAGHFAIVGPRWDGELPPGVQRLRPSPTPWALVLGRTAVNGSADLADARALQAQYRLTPLSVWNSPAAAVPVPQDIYAPVPVTEDPLGPWKTLNAMLAENPPSSTHALVLEQFSGLGVGAGLDVEAQPEAVRQGLARATTVGMALLRDQFTSGDWATIVNGWRYPPPEEGRFGNDFLRRAADQSLAGIAANDPAESMYLMNFQDVTGARLDPKRRYTLRFPPDGLPPVDAFWSLTAYTATDLNLIANPIDRYTVGDHASRLQLDGDGGLSIYLQPDPPAHERESNWLPTSPESPWFVLLRMYRPRPVALDGSWRCPGISRAD; the protein is encoded by the coding sequence ATGGCACAGACCCCCAGCGCCACCCCGGAGACCTCTCCTGCCCCACCGGCGGAAGAGTTCGACTGGCGCGCCGAGTATGCCTACACCGCGGGCGTTCAGGCATTCATCTACGGATTTCCCTACATCTACAACGCCAAGGTCCGGCACGACTGGGTGACCAGCACGCAGGACCCCGCCGTGATACCGCAGGGGGCAGTCAACGAGTTCTGGCATGCCAGCCGGATCCTGGATGCAAGCTACCGGGCGGGAGGCTGCCCCAGCACCGACTCTCTGTACTCCGTGGCCTGGCTGGACCTCGGCCAGGAGCCCTTCATCCTGACCCACCCGGACATGGGCGATCGGTATTTCACCTTCCAGCTCGCCTCCTTCACCTCGGACAATTTCGGCTACATCGGTCAGCGCACCACCGGCCCGGGTGCGGGTCACTTCGCCATCGTCGGACCGCGCTGGGACGGTGAACTGCCGCCGGGGGTGCAACGGCTCCGGCCCTCGCCCACGCCTTGGGCGCTGGTGCTGGGCCGCACTGCCGTCAACGGCAGCGCTGACCTGGCAGACGCACGCGCCCTGCAGGCCCAGTACCGGCTCACCCCGCTCAGCGTCTGGAACTCACCCGCGGCGGCCGTCCCGGTGCCGCAGGACATCTACGCGCCGGTGCCGGTGACCGAGGACCCCCTTGGGCCCTGGAAGACCCTCAACGCGATGCTGGCCGAGAACCCGCCGTCATCCACGCACGCCTTGGTCCTGGAGCAGTTCAGCGGCCTGGGCGTCGGGGCCGGCCTGGACGTCGAGGCGCAGCCGGAAGCGGTCCGCCAGGGCCTGGCCCGTGCCACGACCGTTGGCATGGCCCTGCTCAGGGACCAGTTCACCAGCGGCGACTGGGCGACCATCGTCAACGGCTGGAGGTACCCGCCCCCCGAGGAGGGGAGGTTCGGCAACGACTTCCTGCGCCGGGCCGCGGACCAGTCGCTGGCCGGCATCGCCGCCAACGACCCGGCGGAATCGATGTACCTGATGAACTTCCAGGACGTCACCGGCGCCAGGCTCGACCCGAAGCGCCGGTACACCTTGCGCTTCCCGCCCGATGGACTGCCGCCCGTGGACGCGTTCTGGTCCCTGACCGCCTACACCGCCACAGACCTCAACCTCATAGCGAACCCCATTGACCGGTACACGGTCGGGGACCACGCGTCCCGGCTGCAGCTGGACGGCGATGGCGGGCTGAGCATCTACCTTCAGCCGGACCCGCCGGCACACGAGCGGGAGTCAAACTGGCTGCCGACCTCCCCGGAGAGCCCGTGGTTCGTGCTTCTCAGGATGTACCGGCCCAGGCCCGTAGCCCTCGACGGGTCCTGGAGGTGCCCGGGAATCAGCCGAGCGGACTGA
- a CDS encoding DUF6325 family protein codes for MAESLDELGPVDWLVVEFPGPDFGKGQIAPYLEDLVNRELVRVLDMVFLRKTEDGTLETAEISDLDPSELGEVRTAEADLAMVLSEQDVVDLAETIQPGHSAAVLVWENQWAAPFGAAVRKAGGQLVASGRIPTQAVIAAFQADADAEAQSPEGMKEGA; via the coding sequence ATGGCTGAGTCACTGGATGAACTAGGGCCGGTGGACTGGCTCGTCGTGGAGTTCCCCGGCCCCGACTTTGGCAAAGGCCAGATCGCCCCGTACTTGGAGGACCTGGTCAACCGTGAGCTTGTCAGGGTGCTCGACATGGTGTTCCTGAGGAAGACCGAGGACGGCACGCTCGAGACGGCAGAGATCTCCGACCTCGACCCGAGCGAGCTCGGCGAGGTGCGCACGGCCGAGGCCGACCTGGCCATGGTGCTCTCTGAGCAGGACGTCGTGGACCTGGCGGAGACGATCCAGCCCGGCCACTCCGCCGCGGTGCTCGTCTGGGAGAACCAGTGGGCTGCCCCGTTCGGCGCGGCCGTCCGCAAGGCCGGCGGCCAGCTCGTGGCCAGCGGCCGGATCCCGACCCAGGCCGTCATCGCCGCGTTCCAGGCCGACGCCGACGCCGAGGCCCAGTCGCCCGAAGGAATGAAGGAAGGAGCCTGA